The window GTGTCTCAGTAGGTCACTAGGCTATTAATAGGAGCTAAGCGCAATGGTAAGGTCACTCTGGGGAAGACATCAGCTTGACATCGAAATGTCAGTCCCTTGAATTCATCCTGAACAATGGATTAAAGTGGGAAATAAGAAACTCATATCTGCCTTTTTTGTTTAGTGCTCCAACTCCTTTCTGCCACGAATTAGTCCTTTTGGACGTTTTACTTGGTAAGCCCTTTTGTTGGATATTTGTCATTGTTGTCGGGAATCCATCCTACTTTCTTTTGTTTGCTGTAGCACGGAGGCCTACCTTAACTCCTATATAGCtaacctctgctcctcctccccttccctacaGACTCCCTGcagctctctctcgctgtctctgaagaggaggttctccctgagcagcagcactgtgagcAGGAGTGGAGCCCCAGTCTGGGGCAGGAGGACCCCGAGCCCACACAtattaaagaggaacaggaggaagtcaggaccagtcagaagGAAGAGCAGCTTCAAGGGCTGGAGGCTGATATCATAGAGTTCCAATTCACTCCTTCCCGTGTGAAAAGTGAATGTGATCAGGAGGACCCACTTTGGTCCTTGACTCTTCTCCAAACCCAGACTGTGGAAAACAAAGAGTGTGACTCTATACCAGTGGATCTCAAACCTTTTGGCACTGTGACTCACCTAAAGAGTCTCGCCATTCCCCGTAACCCTCCAGATAATGATAACAATGCCTCCAGCCACAGCTCAGCCATAAGCAGAGACCCAGTAGCACTTGACAGCAGCCCACAATTGGATTCCAGCCTACCATTGGATCCCCACCCACCACTAGAGAAACGTTCTTCCAAACCCAGCATGACGTCTAGAAAAACTCACCGCTGCTGTGACTGTGGTGAAATGTTTGCTCCAAAAGCTGACCTGCTGAGTCATGTAACTCTAAACAAGAAGAGACCCAGGGAATACTGCTTCTGCAAAACCTGTACACTGAAGGCCCATGTCCGACTCTGTCACATGGAGAAACCCTGCACCTGCCCTGATTGTGGCAAGTCATTCAAATACAAAGGAGATCTGTCCAGGCACATGaggattcacacaggagagaaatattttagctgtggtgactgtgggaaaagtTTCAGTCTCAAGGGGAACCTAATGAAGCATAAACTGACTCACACAGGAGCAAAACCTtttagctgtggtgactgtgggaagagcttcaatcgaAAGGAGAACCTAACCATGCATATACgtactcacacaggagagaagccatttAGCTGTGTcgactgtgggaaaagcttcagtCTCAAGGGGAACCTAATGAAGCATAAAATGACTCACACGGGAGCAaaaccatttagctgtggtgactgtgggaagagcttcTCTGTCAAGGGGAACCTAACCACGCACAAGCTGACTCACACAGGGGAAAAACCATTTAcctgtggtgactgtgggaagagcttcaatcgcAAGAAAACCCTAACCATGCATACgtattcacacaggggagaaatcatTTAACTGTAGTGGCTGGGAAAAGCTTCAGCGTCAAGAGGAACCTAATTGTGCACAAACggactcacacaggggagaaatcatttagctgtggtgactgtgAGAAAAGCTACAGTCGGAAAGGGGACCGAGAGGGGCTCATACTGACTCaaacaagaaataaacacttttaaTGTGGTGACTGCAGGAAAGATTTAGTGTCAAGGGGAATCTAACCACTCATAAATAGACAAAGGAGTGAAACAACATGGCTACTCAGTCTGGTAAAATATTCACTCCTAAGGCTTATCTGCTGAACCACGTCCACAAAGAAAGAAAATATGAAGAAAACTGAAAGAAAAATATGAAAAACATGATCCTTAAATATAACATGTCaatttagtgaataccattggtgtttaatatgaagctttcagcatgaaatatcttTTATCTTTTGACTTTTATTTATCTTACTATGtctttgttttaaatgttttagcgcagttgtgaaaaaagtcaatagttggaagagttgcagagggaattgaaaataatgccattgttaattaatactttttttggtattaattaggctattttctcttgaaacATATGGtctctactagaaactcatgaacaatatggacacag of the Oncorhynchus kisutch isolate 150728-3 linkage group LG17, Okis_V2, whole genome shotgun sequence genome contains:
- the LOC109908515 gene encoding zinc finger protein 33A-like encodes the protein MYQLQLLRVFLNERLTAAAVEIFGAVEKTVVEYQEENDRLRRLLWITPEIKQRRIDSLQLSLAVSEEEVLPEQQHCEQEWSPSLGQEDPEPTHIKEEQEEVRTSQKEEQLQGLEADIIEFQFTPSRVKSECDQEDPLWSLTLLQTQTVENKECDSIPVDLKPFGTVTHLKSLAIPRNPPDNDNNASSHSSAISRDPVALDSSPQLDSSLPLDPHPPLEKRSSKPSMTSRKTHRCCDCGEMFAPKADLLSHVTLNKKRPREYCFCKTCTLKAHVRLCHMEKPCTCPDCGKSFKYKGDLSRHMRIHTGEKYFSCGDCGKSFSLKGNLMKHKLTHTGAKPFSCGDCGKSFNRKENLTMHIRTHTGEKPFSCVDCGKSFSLKGNLMKHKMTHTGAKPFSCGDCGKSFSVKGNLTTHKLTHTGEKPFTCGDCGKRFTPKAYLLNHVHKERKYEEN